The Eleutherodactylus coqui strain aEleCoq1 chromosome 6, aEleCoq1.hap1, whole genome shotgun sequence genome window below encodes:
- the IGSF9B gene encoding protein turtle homolog B isoform X7 yields MIRYVLALMASVTGAGGLAAQGGSREEPQFVTARAGESVILGCNVIHPLTAQPPPYVVEWFKFGVPIPIFIKFGFYPPHVDPEYAGRATLHDKASLRIDQTRSQDQGWYECKVLMLEQQYDTFHNGSWVHLTVNAPPTFTETPPQYLEVKDGSSVTLTCTAFGNPKPTVTWLREGEFLGGTSKYQVNDGSLTIASIGREDRGSYTCRATSIQGEAVHSTRLLVQGSPFIVSPPENITVNISQDALFTCQAEAYPGNLTYTWFWQEENVFFRNDLKMRVRILIDGTLIIFRVKPEDAGKYTCVPSNSLGRSPSAFAYLTVQYPARVVNMPPIIYVPVGIHGHIRCPVDAVPPVTHVKWNKDGRPLRTDKLAGWKMLEDGSIHIEEATEELLGTYTCVPYNALGTMGQSPPARLLLKDPPYFTVLPGWEYRQEAGRELLIPCAAAGDPFPTISWRKVGRPSSSKHSVLPSGSLQFRSLSKEDHGEWECVASNVVTSITASAHLTVIGTSPHAPSSVRVQVSMNTANVSWEPGYDGGFEQTFSVWYGALIKRAQFGPHDWVSMPVAIGATSLLIDSLDPETEYQFSVLAQNKLGTSSFSEVVTVRTLAFPITTPEPLLILTSPRCLIANRTQQGVLLSWLPPVNHSFQLDRYIMEFRLAERWEILDDAIAGTETEILAKELSQDTWYEFRVLAVMQDLISEPSNIAGVSSTDVFPSPELSDEGFARPVLAGIVATICFLAAAVLFSTLAACVVNRQRKRKLKRKKDPPLSITHCRKSMESPLSSGKVSPESVRTLRAPSESSEDQGLPPKRPLSPGREKELSLYKKTKRAMTSKKYSVSQAEAEVTTPIELISRGPDGRFVTGGPDQEPALRSRRIQGFPFAEETDMYPEFRQSDEENDEPSGVKSQLTPLSSSQDSPLQPPAYSPRFQHQSPEGRQQASGQSRPGGYIHGHLYGYLSSSPRDSDPPPPFYMPEVSPLSSVMSSPPLLPEGSFPPIPEENGENSSTSTLPLTHTPTGGRSPEQWGGPDFPFVGLEAPPSPSMFIQHRYEPGEMRRPLPPPPPAPFPRGRPPPNSLQVPSYAAILPLEPHTGWVGRLPSRCPHPPHPASWQDAAMQLAAQGQLRHTSQGMGIPVLPYPDIPEPGPFGMDARWFESRTRPQMSPRQHRRLEPGLHQVVLQPSRLSPLTQSPLSSRHGSPELSARARPRPGLLPPPLDCSGIALQPPSFLHKSPPSSGSPAKSSHDSPSYRPVLPDSSPHADGRRREERIHAETAVLCTAGLGLAAVPERSEVVRDDRVHKPKKSTKGRSKSQKHSDGSTSQVHQPAPAMYMDTRCIRRKKRPARQDPFSRLSALRDEICHRSLSDDRAAILTSTEPDDSSGHATLL; encoded by the exons ATGATTCGCTATGTGCTCGCTCTGATGGCGAGTGTGACCGGCGCCGGGGGACTCGCTGCTCAAG GTGGTTCACGGGAAGAGCCGCAGTTTGTGACAGCACGTGCTGGGGAGAGCGTGATCCTGGGGTGCAATGTCATCCACCCCCTCACTGCCCAGCCTCCTCCTTATGTGGTTGAATGGTTCAAGTTTGGAGTCCCCATCCCCATTTTCATCAAGTTTGGTTTCTACCCTCCTCATGTGGACCCAGAATATGCAG GCCGTGCCACCCTCCATGACAAGGCATCGCTGCGCATTGATCAGACTCGCTCACAGGATCAGGGCTGGTACGAGTGCAAAGTGCTGATGCTGGAGCAGCAATACGACACATTTCACAATGGCAGCTGGGTCCATCTCACAGTGAATG CCCCTCCTACCTTTACAGAAACCCCGCCACAATACCTGGAAGTGAAGGACGGCAGCAGCGTCACGCTAACTTGCACTGCGTTTGGAAATCCAAAACCCACTGTCACATGGCTGCGGGAGGGTGAATTCCTAGGGGGAACCTCAAAATACCAG GTGAATGATGGCAGTTTGACCATCGCTTCTATTGGGCGTGAAGACCGAGGATCGTACACCTGCCGCGCCACCAGTATTCAGGGGGAGGCTGTTCACAGTACTCGCCTGTTAGTCCAAG GGTCACCGTTCATCGTTTCCCCTCCTGAGAACATCACAGTTAACATTTCCCAGGATGCTCTGTTCACCTGCCAGGCCGAGGCGTATCCAGGGAACCTCACCTACACCTGGTTCTGGCAGGAGGAAAATGTCTTTTTTAGGAA TGACCTGAAGATGAGGGTTCGGATTCTTATTGATGGAACGCTCATCATATTCCGAGTCAAACCTGAAGATGCTGGGAAATACACCTGTGTGCCTAGCAACAGCCTGGGACGCTCCCCGTCAGCATTCGCTTATCTCACGGTCCAGT ACCCAGCACGAGTAGTCAACATGCCCCCCATCATCTACGTCCCAGTTGGTATTCATGGTCACATTCGCTGCCCTGTGGACGCTGTGCCGCCTGTCACACATGTGAAATGGAATAAAGATGGCCGTCCTCTGCGGACTGATAAG tTGGCAGGCTGGAAGATGCTGGAAGATGGATCTATTCACATTGAGGAGGCGACGGAGGAGTTACTGGGCACCTACACCTGTGTGCCTTATAATGCGCTGGGGACCATGGGCCAGTCCCCTCCTGCTCGGCTGCTGCTGAAG GACCCGCCCTATTTTACGGTGCTGCCCGGATGGGAGTATAGgcaagaagctggaagggagctgCTAATTCCTTGTGCCGCTGCTGGAGATCCCTTTCCCACCATCTCCTGGAGAAAG GTTGGGCGCCCCTCTTCCAGTAAGCACAGTGTGCTGCCCAGTGGCTCCTTACAGTTTAGGTCTCTCAGTAAGGAAGATCATGGAGAATGGGAATGTGTGGCCAGTAATGTTGTAACCAGTATCACTGCCAGCGCCCACCTCACTGTCATTG GCACCAGTCCTCATGCTCCTTCCAGCGTCCGGGTCCAGGTGTCTATGAACACAGCGAATGTGTCCTGGGAACCTGGCTATGACGGAGGATTCGAGCAGACATTCTCAGTTTGGTACGGCGCTCT GATCAAACGTGCACAGTTTGGGCCTCATGATTGGGTCTCCATGCCTGTTGCCATTGGGGCAACCTCCCTACTCATAGACTCTCTGGATCCGGAAACTGAATACCAGTTCAGTGTTCTGGCACAGAACAAGTTGGGGACAAGTTCGTTCAGTGAGGTGGTGACCGTGCGGACATTGG CCTTTCCCATCACAACCCCAGAGCCCTTACTGATTTTGACCTCACCCCGCTGCCTCATAGCCAATCGAACTCAGCAGGGAGTGCTCCTATCATGGCTCCCGCCGGTCAATCACAGCTTCCAACTTGATCGGTACATTATGGAGTTCCGCTTAGCAGAGCGATGGGAGATCTTGGATGATGCAATCGCGGGGACTGAGACCGAGATACTGGCAAAGGAATTATCCCAG GACACCTGGTATGAATTCCGGGTGTTGGCCGTCATGCAGGATCTCATCAGTGAGCCCAGTAACATCGCAGGAGTGTCCAGTACAG ACGTCTTCCCCTCCCCTGAACTGAGCGATGAAGGTTTTGCTCGGCCGGTGCTTGCCGGAATAGTCGCTACTATCTGCTTCCTCGCTGCCGCAGTTTTGTTCAGCACGTTGGCTGCATGTGTGGTCAACCGACAGAGAAAACGCAAACTGAAGAGAAAGAAAG ATCCACCACTCTCCATTACACACTGCCGGAAAAGCATGGAGTCTCC GTTGTCTTCTGGAAAGGTCAGTCCAGAAAGTGTTCGAACACTTCGTGCCCCATCAGAGTCTTCAGAAGATCAGGGTCTTCCACCAAAAAGGCCCCTGAGTCCGGGGCGTGAGAAGGAGTTGTCACTTTACAAGAAGACCAAACGTGCCATGACCAGCAAGAAGTATAGTGTCAGTCAAGCAGAAGCAGAAGTGACTACTCCCATTGAGTTAATCAGCAGAGGCCCAGATGGTCGTTTTGTTACAGGGGGTCCTGACCAGGAGCCGGCTCTACGAAGTCGAAGAATTCAAGGATTTCCATTTGCAGAGGAAACTGATATGTACCCAGAGTTTCGGCAGTCAGATGAGGAAAACGATGAGCCATCTGGTGTGAAGAGCCAGCTTACCCCATTGTCATCTAGCCAAGACTCCCCTCTTCAGCCTCCTGCGTACAGTCCACGTTTTCAACATCAATCTCcagaaggaaggcagcaggcCTCTGGTCAGTCAAGACCTGGTGGCTACATTCATGGACACTTGTATGGCTACTTGAGCAGTAGTCCTAGGGATTCAGATCCACCTCCACCATTTTATATGCCAGAAGTCAGTCCACTTAGTTCTGTCATGTCCTCCCCACCTTTGCTTCCTGAAGGCTCTTTTCCACCTATCCCAGAAGAAAATGGGGAGAATAGCTCCACCAGTACTTTACCACTTACACACACTCCAACTGGGGGACGCTCACCAGAGCAGTGGGGAGGCCCAGACTTCCCTTTTGTAGGACTGGAAGCTcctccatctccttccatgtTTATCCAGCACCGGTATGAACCTGGTGAGATGAGGCGTCCTCTACCACCGCCTCCTCCAGCCCCCTTTCCTCGGGGGCGTCCACCTCCCAATTCACTACAAGTTCCATCTTATGCCGCCATCTTGCCTCTGGAGCCGCATACAGGCTGGGTAGGAAGATTACCTAGCCGCTGTCCACATCCTCCTCACCCAGCCTCTTGGCAGGATGCAGCTATGCAACTGGCTGCACAAGGCCAGCTCCGGCACACTAGCCAAGGGATGGGGATCCCGGTGCTTCCTTACCCTGACATACCTGAACCAGGGCCTTTTGGGATGGATGCTCGATGGTTTGAAAGCCGGACGCGTCCACAGATGAGTCCCAGACAACATCGTAGACTGGAGCCAGGCCTACATCAAGTGGTGCTACAGCCTTCCCGCCTTTCGCCACTGACCCAAAGTCCCCTGAGCTCTAGACATGGGTCCCCTGAGCTCAGTGCCAGAGCCAGGCCTCGCCCTGGTCTGCTTCCTCCACCTTTAGACTGCTCTGGCATAGCCCTGCAACCTCCAAGCTTTTTACACAAATCGCCTCCTTCTTCTGGATCGCCAGCAAAGAGCAGTCACGACAGCCCTAGCTACCGCCCTGTTCTACCTGACTCCTCCCCTCATGCAGACGGACGCAGGAGAGAAGAGCGAATACACGCAGAGACAGCGGTGCTGTGCACTGCAGG
- the IGSF9B gene encoding protein turtle homolog B isoform X2: MIRYVLALMASVTGAGGLAAQGGSREEPQFVTARAGESVILGCNVIHPLTAQPPPYVVEWFKFGVPIPIFIKFGFYPPHVDPEYAGRATLHDKASLRIDQTRSQDQGWYECKVLMLEQQYDTFHNGSWVHLTVNAPPTFTETPPQYLEVKDGSSVTLTCTAFGNPKPTVTWLREGEFLGGTSKYQVNDGSLTIASIGREDRGSYTCRATSIQGEAVHSTRLLVQGSPFIVSPPENITVNISQDALFTCQAEAYPGNLTYTWFWQEENVFFRNDLKMRVRILIDGTLIIFRVKPEDAGKYTCVPSNSLGRSPSAFAYLTVQYPARVVNMPPIIYVPVGIHGHIRCPVDAVPPVTHVKWNKDGRPLRTDKLAGWKMLEDGSIHIEEATEELLGTYTCVPYNALGTMGQSPPARLLLKDPPYFTVLPGWEYRQEAGRELLIPCAAAGDPFPTISWRKFCSEIPPMCRQCPTSLCQSQVGRPSSSKHSVLPSGSLQFRSLSKEDHGEWECVASNVVTSITASAHLTVIGTSPHAPSSVRVQVSMNTANVSWEPGYDGGFEQTFSVWYGALIKRAQFGPHDWVSMPVAIGATSLLIDSLDPETEYQFSVLAQNKLGTSSFSEVVTVRTLAFPITTPEPLLILTSPRCLIANRTQQGVLLSWLPPVNHSFQLDRYIMEFRLAERWEILDDAIAGTETEILAKELSQDTWYEFRVLAVMQDLISEPSNIAGVSSTDVFPSPELSDEGFARPVLAGIVATICFLAAAVLFSTLAACVVNRQRKRKLKRKKDPPLSITHCRKSMESPLSSGKVSPESVRTLRAPSESSEDQGLPPKRPLSPGREKELSLYKKTKRAMTSKKYSVSQAEAEVTTPIELISRGPDGRFVTGGPDQEPALRSRRIQGFPFAEETDMYPEFRQSDEENDEPSGVKSQLTPLSSSQDSPLQPPAYSPRFQHQSPEGRQQASGQSRPGGYIHGHLYGYLSSSPRDSDPPPPFYMPEVSPLSSVMSSPPLLPEGSFPPIPEENGENSSTSTLPLTHTPTGGRSPEQWGGPDFPFVGLEAPPSPSMFIQHRYEPGEMRRPLPPPPPAPFPRGRPPPNSLQVPSYAAILPLEPHTGWVGRLPSRCPHPPHPASWQDAAMQLAAQGQLRHTSQGMGIPVLPYPDIPEPGPFGMDARWFESRTRPQMSPRQHRRLEPGLHQVVLQPSRLSPLTQSPLSSRHGSPELSARARPRPGLLPPPLDCSGIALQPPSFLHKSPPSSGSPAKSSHDSPSYRPVLPDSSPHADGRRREERIHAETAVLCTAGLGLAAVPERSEVVRDDRVHKPKKSTKGRSKSQKHSDGSTSQVHQPAPAMYMDTRCIRRKKRPARQDPFSRLSALRDEICHRSLSDDRAAILTSTEPDDSSGHATLL; encoded by the exons ATGATTCGCTATGTGCTCGCTCTGATGGCGAGTGTGACCGGCGCCGGGGGACTCGCTGCTCAAG GTGGTTCACGGGAAGAGCCGCAGTTTGTGACAGCACGTGCTGGGGAGAGCGTGATCCTGGGGTGCAATGTCATCCACCCCCTCACTGCCCAGCCTCCTCCTTATGTGGTTGAATGGTTCAAGTTTGGAGTCCCCATCCCCATTTTCATCAAGTTTGGTTTCTACCCTCCTCATGTGGACCCAGAATATGCAG GCCGTGCCACCCTCCATGACAAGGCATCGCTGCGCATTGATCAGACTCGCTCACAGGATCAGGGCTGGTACGAGTGCAAAGTGCTGATGCTGGAGCAGCAATACGACACATTTCACAATGGCAGCTGGGTCCATCTCACAGTGAATG CCCCTCCTACCTTTACAGAAACCCCGCCACAATACCTGGAAGTGAAGGACGGCAGCAGCGTCACGCTAACTTGCACTGCGTTTGGAAATCCAAAACCCACTGTCACATGGCTGCGGGAGGGTGAATTCCTAGGGGGAACCTCAAAATACCAG GTGAATGATGGCAGTTTGACCATCGCTTCTATTGGGCGTGAAGACCGAGGATCGTACACCTGCCGCGCCACCAGTATTCAGGGGGAGGCTGTTCACAGTACTCGCCTGTTAGTCCAAG GGTCACCGTTCATCGTTTCCCCTCCTGAGAACATCACAGTTAACATTTCCCAGGATGCTCTGTTCACCTGCCAGGCCGAGGCGTATCCAGGGAACCTCACCTACACCTGGTTCTGGCAGGAGGAAAATGTCTTTTTTAGGAA TGACCTGAAGATGAGGGTTCGGATTCTTATTGATGGAACGCTCATCATATTCCGAGTCAAACCTGAAGATGCTGGGAAATACACCTGTGTGCCTAGCAACAGCCTGGGACGCTCCCCGTCAGCATTCGCTTATCTCACGGTCCAGT ACCCAGCACGAGTAGTCAACATGCCCCCCATCATCTACGTCCCAGTTGGTATTCATGGTCACATTCGCTGCCCTGTGGACGCTGTGCCGCCTGTCACACATGTGAAATGGAATAAAGATGGCCGTCCTCTGCGGACTGATAAG tTGGCAGGCTGGAAGATGCTGGAAGATGGATCTATTCACATTGAGGAGGCGACGGAGGAGTTACTGGGCACCTACACCTGTGTGCCTTATAATGCGCTGGGGACCATGGGCCAGTCCCCTCCTGCTCGGCTGCTGCTGAAG GACCCGCCCTATTTTACGGTGCTGCCCGGATGGGAGTATAGgcaagaagctggaagggagctgCTAATTCCTTGTGCCGCTGCTGGAGATCCCTTTCCCACCATCTCCTGGAGAAAG TTCTGCAGTGAAATCCCACCCATGTGCCGCCAATGTCCCACCAGCTTGTGCCAGTCACAG GTTGGGCGCCCCTCTTCCAGTAAGCACAGTGTGCTGCCCAGTGGCTCCTTACAGTTTAGGTCTCTCAGTAAGGAAGATCATGGAGAATGGGAATGTGTGGCCAGTAATGTTGTAACCAGTATCACTGCCAGCGCCCACCTCACTGTCATTG GCACCAGTCCTCATGCTCCTTCCAGCGTCCGGGTCCAGGTGTCTATGAACACAGCGAATGTGTCCTGGGAACCTGGCTATGACGGAGGATTCGAGCAGACATTCTCAGTTTGGTACGGCGCTCT GATCAAACGTGCACAGTTTGGGCCTCATGATTGGGTCTCCATGCCTGTTGCCATTGGGGCAACCTCCCTACTCATAGACTCTCTGGATCCGGAAACTGAATACCAGTTCAGTGTTCTGGCACAGAACAAGTTGGGGACAAGTTCGTTCAGTGAGGTGGTGACCGTGCGGACATTGG CCTTTCCCATCACAACCCCAGAGCCCTTACTGATTTTGACCTCACCCCGCTGCCTCATAGCCAATCGAACTCAGCAGGGAGTGCTCCTATCATGGCTCCCGCCGGTCAATCACAGCTTCCAACTTGATCGGTACATTATGGAGTTCCGCTTAGCAGAGCGATGGGAGATCTTGGATGATGCAATCGCGGGGACTGAGACCGAGATACTGGCAAAGGAATTATCCCAG GACACCTGGTATGAATTCCGGGTGTTGGCCGTCATGCAGGATCTCATCAGTGAGCCCAGTAACATCGCAGGAGTGTCCAGTACAG ACGTCTTCCCCTCCCCTGAACTGAGCGATGAAGGTTTTGCTCGGCCGGTGCTTGCCGGAATAGTCGCTACTATCTGCTTCCTCGCTGCCGCAGTTTTGTTCAGCACGTTGGCTGCATGTGTGGTCAACCGACAGAGAAAACGCAAACTGAAGAGAAAGAAAG ATCCACCACTCTCCATTACACACTGCCGGAAAAGCATGGAGTCTCC GTTGTCTTCTGGAAAGGTCAGTCCAGAAAGTGTTCGAACACTTCGTGCCCCATCAGAGTCTTCAGAAGATCAGGGTCTTCCACCAAAAAGGCCCCTGAGTCCGGGGCGTGAGAAGGAGTTGTCACTTTACAAGAAGACCAAACGTGCCATGACCAGCAAGAAGTATAGTGTCAGTCAAGCAGAAGCAGAAGTGACTACTCCCATTGAGTTAATCAGCAGAGGCCCAGATGGTCGTTTTGTTACAGGGGGTCCTGACCAGGAGCCGGCTCTACGAAGTCGAAGAATTCAAGGATTTCCATTTGCAGAGGAAACTGATATGTACCCAGAGTTTCGGCAGTCAGATGAGGAAAACGATGAGCCATCTGGTGTGAAGAGCCAGCTTACCCCATTGTCATCTAGCCAAGACTCCCCTCTTCAGCCTCCTGCGTACAGTCCACGTTTTCAACATCAATCTCcagaaggaaggcagcaggcCTCTGGTCAGTCAAGACCTGGTGGCTACATTCATGGACACTTGTATGGCTACTTGAGCAGTAGTCCTAGGGATTCAGATCCACCTCCACCATTTTATATGCCAGAAGTCAGTCCACTTAGTTCTGTCATGTCCTCCCCACCTTTGCTTCCTGAAGGCTCTTTTCCACCTATCCCAGAAGAAAATGGGGAGAATAGCTCCACCAGTACTTTACCACTTACACACACTCCAACTGGGGGACGCTCACCAGAGCAGTGGGGAGGCCCAGACTTCCCTTTTGTAGGACTGGAAGCTcctccatctccttccatgtTTATCCAGCACCGGTATGAACCTGGTGAGATGAGGCGTCCTCTACCACCGCCTCCTCCAGCCCCCTTTCCTCGGGGGCGTCCACCTCCCAATTCACTACAAGTTCCATCTTATGCCGCCATCTTGCCTCTGGAGCCGCATACAGGCTGGGTAGGAAGATTACCTAGCCGCTGTCCACATCCTCCTCACCCAGCCTCTTGGCAGGATGCAGCTATGCAACTGGCTGCACAAGGCCAGCTCCGGCACACTAGCCAAGGGATGGGGATCCCGGTGCTTCCTTACCCTGACATACCTGAACCAGGGCCTTTTGGGATGGATGCTCGATGGTTTGAAAGCCGGACGCGTCCACAGATGAGTCCCAGACAACATCGTAGACTGGAGCCAGGCCTACATCAAGTGGTGCTACAGCCTTCCCGCCTTTCGCCACTGACCCAAAGTCCCCTGAGCTCTAGACATGGGTCCCCTGAGCTCAGTGCCAGAGCCAGGCCTCGCCCTGGTCTGCTTCCTCCACCTTTAGACTGCTCTGGCATAGCCCTGCAACCTCCAAGCTTTTTACACAAATCGCCTCCTTCTTCTGGATCGCCAGCAAAGAGCAGTCACGACAGCCCTAGCTACCGCCCTGTTCTACCTGACTCCTCCCCTCATGCAGACGGACGCAGGAGAGAAGAGCGAATACACGCAGAGACAGCGGTGCTGTGCACTGCAGG